The segment CCTCCCGTCAGATCGACCAAGGCATCCATGGACTGACCCCCCTCAATGGCTTCATACGAACCGTGCAACCTGAAATTTAACATACATGGACATTCCAACAATCTTGTCGAGACCAGACTGCTTAggatacatatacatgtgtacaaattttgtgcaagtaaaaaaatgaatgaaagtaTAGTTAAACATGTAGGCATACTTTGCATAGGCCTTCTCGATGAGCGCTACCCAGAATTCCTGGGGCTCTGTACATCTGCCGTAGACGAGCTTCCCGTTCACCGTGGGGAGTAGGTCGTCTATATACACGTCCACCCAGTCACCAAATCTCCAGAACCGGAAATGCACAACGCCCTTGTAGCCTGGACCACACAGAGGCTGGTCTGAGGGGACTATCTACTCAAGGGAAATAGGAAGTACATGCTTTATATCATACAATTTACTTTGAGCTGTTTTGACCATAAAGATTACTAAGACAAATAAACATTCATGTATTTAATGGATACTAAGCACTATTATATAAACACCTTTTATTTGAATAAGAGAAATTTTACAAAGTGTGTGAGCCTGCCATACAAATGCAAGTATCACACCGGTGTATATAAGGCTTGATCACAAAAATTAGTCCAGTTAATATCCACTTAATTACAAAGTAAAGATCTCTGGAATAAGAGTTGGTTTACAATATGCTATTGATTAACAAAACACGGGTGatcatttctttgacaatatTGAGATTAGAGAAACAGGtgaagatatttaaaatatttttgtcattttgagTTCCTACTTTTTTCATAAACTCTTTTTTCTGAGACACTGCTGCGCATGCGGAGAGGAACCAGCAATCTCCCAGGGTTCCCTGTTTGATGTCGTCTCTGGTGACCCCGTCCACCATCAGCTGGGGGGTCTGCCACTCTTCCACCAAGTCCTAACACAAAATCAGAAACTTCATATAATACAAAGTCACAtgctttaattaattattatagtTTCTGATCCTGAAAGTGTTTCTCTATAAAAGGGCAATGGTTTGATGATACAAAATAGTTAAGTAATCTATTATTCATATAGGATATGCATGCTCTACCAATTACACTATTAAGACCTCATCTGATATAATTATAAGTATTTCTGTTTTATAACTGAGGCCTTATTATATTGTATGGTTCGCTTTGCCTGCAAATGTATTAAATGCCTTAATTTCTTTCAtaacattcttttttaaaaaaaactctgaTTTGTTAATTCCTGTCATATTTCTTTTACTAATGCTAGCAACAAAATTACCACAGGTCGCTTCCAGTAGAAATCAGATGCATCTCTGTCACTGTAGAAGAGAGCAAATCTGTCTGCATTGAAGTCTGGATCACAGAATAATTCTCCATCCTCTAAGGAGTCCAGGTAATTGAGTATGGTGTCCTTACTctaccaaaaaatatatttgacaaataTATGGCATGTTTGATGAATACAATCAATATATAGCACATGTAATGGTCTGATCGGTTTGATCTGTTGATTGCTGGCACTTAATTGCTATCTCAGTTGATAAAGcacatatatatagtgattcAGGGGGCCTGGGTTTAAATCCCAGCCTGGTCCATTATTATTCTCTCATCCTGTCACACACACACCCAATGTATAAAACACTCACTCAATGTGCTCAATCTGCGGACATATTTATATGTACACTTTATAATCGAAAGATGATGAATGATTTCTTCAGTTTTTATAACTACAGTACTTGAGAAGAGTGGATTGAAACCTAGAGCAATGATTTGACTTGTGAGGATGGttagtataatataatataaccACAACACTTGTTTCATACAGCGCACATATCCGATAGTTTATAGATCTTTGTgttaatgaatatatatgtgGCCATTGCTCAGTTGCAGCATTTAATACATCAATATGTCATTAATTAATGATGCTCTCATTGTGATTATAATACCGTAATTCCTAGCTTCCCGTCTTTGTACTCCTCCTGGGGAAACTCCACCACAGGTTCCTCCGGGTTCCTCTTCTCCCTGCCACTGACCTCCGCGACCCGGCTCAGGGTGCTGACGGTTCGGCGCGGGGGCACGTGTCCATTAGCGAGAATTCGAACCTCCGCTACAGACTggcttcttttttctttctgtttacTTGGATTGGAACCCATTATACAAAATCTGTAAATTTGCAGTCATCACTGGTCTGATTTTGTGATTAGAGTTTCCCTCATAACACtttcaaatattgtttacatCAGTTACATCGGTTTCTATCGACTTGcctccatattttttttagtagGTCGTGTCTAAGTTTATTCGAACTTTGttaaatttttccaaaaattcaagaaatgttgaaaaaaatgtagCATAATTCTATTCCATATCTTCTCTTTATGCATTTTTTACGTTTATAACCATTTCATATTTCCTTCTGTGCATTATGATAATGTAATTCTTATCTACGAAATTCCTCTACGCGCCATGtctatggtattttattgttgtCTGCTACAAAATTACTGAAAGACAAAGATTTAGCAATAAAGGTATGCACACACATAAATTAACTAATGGTTATCCAGAAACTGCAGTGCAAGTCTACTTGCATAATGGATAACACATTTTTCTGCTATTTtgcataaaacaatttaataccGGTTGGATTTCGAGTAAATTCGGTGAGagtaatattttaccttttttccAATGTAGCATCTGCGAAATACATGATTTGGGTGTTTGTCAATTATTATTTGAGGACACCCGAAACGGAAAGCGaagtttaaattgaaaatgcatagGTCCATAGgtttgatgggttttttttttcataaacaggTTATTCTAGCTGgcgttttatataaaaaccttAAGTTTCACATGagcatgcatttttttaattttcatgtgcTAGAACTTATAATAATCAACAAATGGTAGAACTTAGATAAAAATCTAATCAATTAAACAAGACTTAGATCCAACTCCAAGAATGAATAATTAAGTTAGGCCATCTTATGTAATgttaataatgtttttaatattacattaaaTTGGGCGTTAAACATAAATGCTTCGTtggcatttacatgtatgtcgaCATCAGtaagtattttgttaattaaCATAAGGTAGCACAACTTTTACGCATTAGATGAacatttttagacttttttgtttattatatttaaaagctTTGTTTGACATAAAACAATGAATACAAGTTTCTATAAACTCGCACACAGAGAAGGTGTAAAAATGTATCCCAAACTTTAAGACAGTTGACACATGAAGTACATATATAACATGAATATACTACATGAAGTGATTCAGATGACAGGAATTTACAACTTCCTATTTCTTGACTTAATCTTCTTGTTACATCTAGAGACACTGAATTATGAAACAAGGTGTCCACTGGGGGACAGTTTCTTCTATTTGTATTGACTAGATTGGTACTACAGGCAGCTGGTGGTATGGCGGACCTGTCTGACTACATTCGTGGGGGTGCCTTCGTCCTTCTGTTTCTCGTGACGGGGTTGAGAGATCTAAACACATGGCTGCTTGCTGACCTCATCTTTACCGGCGTCACAGGCTTCCTGCTCTATGTCAACCCATTCTGGACAATGAATCTACAGGTAAATATTGAAGGATCAAGCTTAGTTATTGTTAAAAGATAATGCCATTGTAATTGACAGTTGCATTATTGTTTTGAATGTGAATTACACATAAAAACATACCAGAATCTGAATTATAGCTACCTACAGGataaatattgcaaaaatattacaatacagAAATTCGGAGCTCTTTCcatatttgaaattttctagTATATGATAAATCATGTGCCACCcaatgtttgtttacatgttatttAAATCTGTTTAAAACTAATGATATTTAGAAATATTGTAGACCAATGATTTAAAGATCGATGTGATTCATGGACAACTGAACCGCCTGTTTGCTGCCTTCTTGTTCGGTCCCCTCCTGTTATGGCTGATGAGGAGAAAGACATCGGATCCCTCAATCAAGGCAGCTATGCTTCTCTCCAGGGCTCTGGTAAACTGTCATctattttgatataaacttattaaatttcatttattatttctagtgAACACCCTTGGGTGTACCAGCTACTTCCATTTAGCATTTTCTTTGTTGGAttggaaaaataaacataaacatatcaAATGTACCAATACTGTGAAGTATATTCTTTGGTGAGATTGCCTATTTGCGGTTTTAGTTTGACATTATTCAATAAATTGGACTGTTTTGAAActtctaaatttacaaatgaatattaGTTATGTCTGTTTTCTTACCATAATAAATACTCTCTTCATTGCCTTTCAGTTGTTACATGTAATCGTTTCACATCTTTTCAGGGTATTTCCATTCTTCTTATTGTCATGACTGTAGGTCAACTGTCATATGGAGAAATCTTCACAGataaggtaactaagaatgaatttaataaaccaaaaaaaagtgtcatcataaatatatatgtgtaatcattaaaatatgcttgaatatttattgtcaaatatatgtattctGTTATAAAACTTGAATCCTCATTTTCAGCATTTCTGGTTTGGATTTCTCGGTAACATTTTGTGGTGTGTGGCTAATGTCTATCAACTCATTAAAAGTCGTCCAGAACTTCAGGGTCTGAAGCAgtcaaggggaataactctgtTACTGCACATAAACAGCTGGATTGTATTGCTAATGTCTCTGGCACATATGTCTTTTGCAAATGCCATGTGCAAAGTCCAGGTAAAGTCGATACCCTATGAATAACGTTTGCATATATAATGGGATATGAgaaataatgagagagagactGCGATTTGAACCCAtaccccctgaatctctagtcaggtgctctaccaataTCGAGCTATCTTGCACTGGCAATTGAACCTTTTTGACCATCATACATAAGTATTTACAAGGTACTTCTTGGTTCAGAATTGATTATTAAAGTTACAATTGTATGTGATTGTACTGCAAAAGTATGGGAATAGACCTAACCACAATGCAATAAATTATATCTTCATGAACCAGTTACTTCCCCATAAACTTGAAACATCAGAATATTAAATCGTCAACATGCATTTCCTTCATttgggaataaaatattgtatcatttgtgTGACTTTTTTTCTGTAGGGCCGGAGGGTGGACAAGTACCACATCCACACCACGCGGGCAGCAGGTGCCCTTATGATGGGCTGGGCCATCCTTACCTGGCTTGCCCCGAGGTTCAAGAGGAGGGAGGATGTCAGGATTGTATTTCTGGCCCAGATACTGGTAGGTCATGTCTGCTCAACCCATTTACTGAGAGATCTTGCACATATCTGTAACATGTGATACATGTCTGAAAACAAGAGACCAAAGTACCTAGTATCATTTCATGtatacctatgttttataatttccagtatttttttcttattgataATCAAGATAAAAGATAACATATGACTAACCCAATTTACAACTAAAATGAGTCATTGCATTGATGCATCAGTTTGGGATGACATAATACCGGTAATGCTACATGATGAGCAAGTAAATATTCCATAGCCAATCAGCAGTTATAAAAATAAACCAGACATAATGTCTTCTTTGAACAGATTTGGGGCTTGAGTGAAGGAACTTACTTTATCCTTCACTTTCAATCTGAGCTGATGACAAAGAGAGAACTTGCCCTCAGATTAGGGACCTTCTCCCCACTACTGCTCCTGTCCCTGGTCGGACTGTATCTGTGTGTAAGACCCCAGCCCCCTAGCACCAGCGAAGAAAAGAAAGACCAGTAACACCAATGCTCCATGTTTTACTTTGTGTTGACACAAATTCACTCGTATTGACTTTTGATGTGTGAAGCTCCCTTTTGATTACTCTACATGGAACTCTTgggaatacatgtattgaacatTCACTTTATAGCAGTGATGATGTGattgttttctgttttgttttttatggaggatatattaataataatgaacACTATTTTGTAGAAGATTTTACTACTCAGTTGTTGTGGATGTTTTATTATGTGTATGAGTGGATTTTTATGTATACAAAATGTTGATCTCAGTCTGTAAAACATTTACCATCTTGGGATAAATAATACTAAAGCAAACCAAAGTCTTTGTTATAAATTGTATGAAGCAAGGAATATGGATTATGTGAAATTACATTAGTCATACTGTCGTATATGGACTTGAGCATATTTCATATCTACAGTAGTTTTACTTTATATTGATACAAGGTATATGCAGTGCAGCACATcaactacatgtttatataaacgTAGATTTTCATTGGCCTGAAATGCACCTCCTGAGGCAGAGGATAGTCAAAAAAGCCATATCAACACATGTATATGAAGCTGAGAACATATTCCActtttttttatccaatcagCAGCTGCTGAATACTCCATTAAGTAATGCTCCTAATTGTTAagaatttctttaatttcacaGCAAAGTCAAATTTTTGATTGACAGTTTAGAGAgctgaaaacaaaagataatatttGATTGGCAAAGAACTTTTGATCAGCCAACTGAAAAGTGGGTGGTAGGTTTAATAGATCACATCAAGTAAAAAATTTGGGGATTAAGAataagtcccccccccccccttcttaatcactaaaattaatatgaactATCTTATACCAAAAACTTTAAAGCATTTCAATAATTGAAGTATTTAATaccataaatataaaataaatttgaaacagTATCACAGAAATCTTTTTTGAGGTAAATCAACACGTGTActcatgtacatataaaaaaaataaatcaatcaaatatagTTCAATGTATTTGACTGTATCTCTGATTGCACAGTTCCCTGGTGACCTCATTCTTTAGCAGACGCCCCTGGTCATGTGACCCACACATCTTTCTGATATCGACCCTGTGTCTCTAGACCTTTGAGGAGAAGTTCAGCTTCATCTTGAGTTGTCCGCCCCTGCATCACAATAATCTGTAACAACACTTTATGAACATCACGGGCCATGTGCTTTGCATCTCCACAGATATAAACTGCAGCCTCCTCCTACAACAAAGATCTCTCCTCGTTAAAATAGTTTATAAAAAGCTACTAGTATGTGTATAAGGTACATTCAGATGCATATTGAGATTAACTTTTTAACACAGTAAAAAATGCCTATAGATGAATCTTTTAACAGTACTGATATTAGCTTGATGCATTACTTTATTAACCAAGTTCCATATCAGAGATCCATCCTGCAGGAGTAAGTGTTGAACATAAATCTTCTCCTCCTGGTCTCTTGAGAAGGCAGGCCGGAGACATATCACAGATTTCTCTGCCAAATTCTCTGAAGAATTGCAAGAACATAGATACTATCATTCACAGTTGTGTGTCAGAAAACTATCAAGGTTTTTATGCTTCTGTCCATCTCTGAACTTACCTAGTTCATCCCTGTACAGGAAGTCTTTGTTTTTGTGTCTACATCCAAAGTACAGGAGAATCTGTCCTCTGTCCTCCTGACTTAACACAGCTGACCAGAGAAACAATCAGTACGTGAGAAATGATCCAGTATAGTCGTATAAGAATGAGGTCGATAATAGAGGCACATTTCAATAACATCTACAGGTATTGAAAATGTTTGgggaaaatatttaataatttcaaaattacatgtatcaaagatTTCCAAATAAATGTACTAAAGTAATGACcatcaaaacaaaattgaatgttGCTAGTGGTGGGAACAACCACTACAATCATTAAGTCCTTTTACTTCCACAAAATACATACAACTTCTTCTATGTATACCAATATTTacttttgttttgcctcggactagaatgtcttGACGTCATCAGATGAATCGCGTCATgtgattgccttataaatttctttacacggcGGGCGTCGAAATTTATAcagcaacatggcggacgtaacgatatttgagctgattttttacaaaaacgtttaaccatacctttaatttttaagccccaaaatatttagagtgaccgCCCCTGTGCCCGTGACGTAATAAAACGATCCTATATACAATGGCATCCCAGTTTGCACAGACGACTGACGAGAAAGGTACAAAATTAGAGAATAAGcctatgaatttaattgttatgtattatcttttgttgtttacatatcgaactttaggtcctcgacaaaacaaaacacttattaggtttgttactgattgtttacagaaatttgtggtgTCTGTAAagtccgcctcgccttctatggactttaccgaccccacaaatttctgtaaacagttggtaacaaacctaataagtaccggtaatattataacaaaataagcaTTAAACACGGTAAAAACAATCCTAGATTAAAGCAACCCATGTTTAGTGTGTTGGTAGTGTACC is part of the Magallana gigas chromosome 3, xbMagGiga1.1, whole genome shotgun sequence genome and harbors:
- the LOC105321507 gene encoding uncharacterized protein, coding for MADLSDYIRGGAFVLLFLVTGLRDLNTWLLADLIFTGVTGFLLYVNPFWTMNLQTNDLKIDVIHGQLNRLFAAFLFGPLLLWLMRRKTSDPSIKAAMLLSRALGISILLIVMTVGQLSYGEIFTDKHFWFGFLGNILWCVANVYQLIKSRPELQGLKQSRGITLLLHINSWIVLLMSLAHMSFANAMCKVQGRRVDKYHIHTTRAAGALMMGWAILTWLAPRFKRREDVRIVFLAQILIWGLSEGTYFILHFQSELMTKRELALRLGTFSPLLLLSLVGLYLCVRPQPPSTSEEKKDQ